A window from Peromyscus eremicus chromosome 1, PerEre_H2_v1, whole genome shotgun sequence encodes these proteins:
- the LOC131909445 gene encoding olfactory receptor 10A5-like has product MPMGAGNWSRVTEFVLISFSSLPTEIQTLLFLAFLAIYLVTLLGNSLIILVTLADPMLQSPMYFFLRNLSILEIGFNLVIVPKMLGTLIAQDTSISFLGCAIQMYFFFFFGVAECFLLATMAYDRYVAICSPLHYPVIMNQGTRAKLAAASWFPGFPVATVQTTWLFSFPFCATNKVNHFFCDSPPVLRLVCADTARFEVYAIVGTILVIMIPCLLILCSYTRIAASILKIPSAKGKHKAFSTCSSHLLVVSLFYVSSSLTYFRPKSNNSPESKKLLSLSYTVVTPMLNPIIYSLRNNEVKNALSRTFRKALALRNHIR; this is encoded by the coding sequence ATGCCCATGGGTGCAGGAAACTGGTCAAGAGTAACTGAGTTTGTCCTCATTAGCTTCTCTTCCCTGCCTACTGAAATACAGACCTTGCTCTTCCTGGCATTTCTAGCCATCTACCTGGTCACTCTGCTGGGAAACAGCCTCATCATTCTGGTAACCTTGGCTGATCCCATGCTGCAAAGCccaatgtacttcttcctcaggAACTTGTCTATCTTAGAGATTGGCTTCAACTTGGTCATTGTGCCCAAAATGTTGGGGACCTTGATTGCCCAGGACACAAGCATCTCCTTCCTTGGCTGTGCCATTCAgatgtatttcttcttcttctttggagTGGCTGAATGCTTCCTCCTGGCCACCATGGCATATGACCGCTATGTAGCCATCTGCAGTCCCTTGCACTACCCAGTCATCATGAACCAAGGGACACGTGCCAAACTGGCTGCTGCCTCCTGGTTTCCAGGATTCCCTGTAGCCACTGTGCAGACCACATGGCTCTTCAGTTTTCCATTCTGTGCCACCAACAAGGTGAACCACTTCTTCTGTGACAGCCCACCTGTGCTGAGGCTGGTCTGTGCAGACACAGCACGGTTTGAGGTCTATGCCATTGTTGGCACCATTCTGGTCATCATGATACCCTGCCTGCTGATCCTGTGTTCCTACACTCGCATTGCTGCTTCCATCCTCAAGATTCCATCAGCTAAAGGGAAGCACAAAGCCTTCTCCACCTGCTCCTCACATCTCCTCGTTGTCTCTCTTTTCTATGTGTCTTCGAGCCTCACTTACTTTAGGCCTAAATCAAACAATTCCCCTGAAAGTAAGAAATTATTATCGTTGTCCTACACTGTTGTGACTCCCATGTTGAATCCAATCATCTATAGCCTGAGAAATAATGAGGTGAAGAATGCTCTCAGTCGGACCTTCCGTAAGGCCCTGGCCCTCAGAAACCATATCAGATAA